In Candidatus Desulfatibia profunda, the DNA window ATGAAATTTCAAAAAACAGTTTGCGATATCTCATTTGCCGAGAAGGTCCGCATATTCTCTCACGATTATTTGAAATGTTGCCTTTACATCACCAGATTTGATTCTTCCCGGTATCTTTTTACCAAATTACTTTTTTCAAAGCTGATCAGCACATCCCAGGTCCTGGAAGATTTTCTTGATTATCACGGCGCCAAAAACAGCAAGGACTGGTATCTGTACCGGGAGCTCTCGGCCGCCGTCCGTCACCTGAGCCTTGCAGGCTACTCGCAAACACATATTTTAAATCGTCTGGCTTTCTACGGTTTGCCGGATTCCGAGACGTTTGAAAAGGAAGGGACCGCGACCCTTTATTTTTTGCGAACCACGCTTACGAGATTGGCCCCGGTTATTATTGAAGATGCCCGGCGGCTCAACATTCCTATGCCTGACGATACGTATGATATGGAGGATTTCCCTGGTATTACCACCAGCGAAATGCTCGTTTATGATATTGATGATACGGACAAGGACCTTCAGAAAAAAAGTATTGTCAAAATCGCCAGTGAATTTTTAAGCATCGCGGCGACTTTTGAACCGCTCGGGTTTTATAAACCTTACACTTTCGAAGAGATCTTAACGCTCGTTCCCGAAAGGGTGAACGAGGTCGAGATGCGGCGGTTTGAGATGCTGGTACACAACCTGCAATCATCCTTTGACACCTATGTTATCCACGGCGGATTCAGGTTCGGCAACCGGAAGCTCAAAGACCTGCGCGGCTCTTTTTCGGTGGTATTTCACCTTCTCCAAATGATCGGGCGGCTTTTGCATTTTTACGAGCGGCACCTTCACGAAGCCGGATATAAGAACATCTATAAAAAGGTTCAGGAGCGTTTATCCGCCCTGATCGATCCGAAAATCCTGCTTGATCGAGCCATCAATTACGGCTTTTACTATGTCTGTCACTACCTTACAACCGGCAGGGATCTGGCACAGGAGATCCTGAATGAAAACATCGAGCGATCTTCCATTACCGTCGGTGTGCCGGTGAAGCTTGGTTTTCACGTAAGACCCAGCCTGCTGGTGGCCAAGACGGTCCAGCATTACGGGGGGCAGGTAGAACTGTGCGTCGGTCGAGACCGTTTTGATGCCAGCAGCGTGCTCGACATACAGTGGGCCGGGGGTAAGATTCAGAAGGAAAACATTACCCAAGTTACCTTTGAAGGCGACGTGCGGGCCTTAAGGGATCTTGAAATCC includes these proteins:
- a CDS encoding HPr family phosphocarrier protein, giving the protein MKFQKTVCDISFAEKVRIFSHDYLKCCLYITRFDSSRYLFTKLLFSKLISTSQVLEDFLDYHGAKNSKDWYLYRELSAAVRHLSLAGYSQTHILNRLAFYGLPDSETFEKEGTATLYFLRTTLTRLAPVIIEDARRLNIPMPDDTYDMEDFPGITTSEMLVYDIDDTDKDLQKKSIVKIASEFLSIAATFEPLGFYKPYTFEEILTLVPERVNEVEMRRFEMLVHNLQSSFDTYVIHGGFRFGNRKLKDLRGSFSVVFHLLQMIGRLLHFYERHLHEAGYKNIYKKVQERLSALIDPKILLDRAINYGFYYVCHYLTTGRDLAQEILNENIERSSITVGVPVKLGFHVRPSLLVAKTVQHYGGQVELCVGRDRFDASSVLDIQWAGGKIQKENITQVTFEGDVRALRDLEILASVNYGEDSMGKGIPLPKELSYLRQ